In one bacterium genomic region, the following are encoded:
- a CDS encoding superoxide dismutase, with amino-acid sequence MTELIAKPLGYTELPGITARQLAEHYKLYEGYVKKYNELATQARQVDPAVSNGTYAEIREVNLEKVFALNAIRLHEAYFENMTDKSQQCSGAIKQLIEQEWGSVEAWSTDFAALGLAARGWVVLAWDFDNQRLENYICDAHNQGGVWNSGALLVLDVYEHAYFLDYATARKAYIDEFMKLIDWQVVNERIPKWAIEKFTT; translated from the coding sequence ATGACAGAATTAATCGCTAAGCCATTAGGCTACACTGAATTACCGGGAATTACCGCGAGACAACTAGCCGAACATTATAAGCTTTATGAGGGCTATGTAAAGAAATATAATGAACTCGCTACTCAAGCGCGCCAAGTTGATCCGGCGGTTAGTAATGGCACTTATGCTGAAATTCGTGAAGTTAATTTAGAGAAGGTTTTTGCTCTAAATGCCATCCGCCTGCATGAAGCTTATTTTGAAAATATGACTGATAAGTCTCAGCAGTGCTCCGGGGCAATTAAGCAGTTAATTGAGCAAGAATGGGGCAGTGTAGAAGCTTGGTCGACCGACTTTGCGGCCTTGGGCCTCGCAGCTCGCGGCTGGGTTGTGTTGGCTTGGGATTTTGACAATCAGAGGCTTGAGAATTATATTTGCGATGCCCATAATCAAGGGGGAGTATGGAATAGTGGAGCGCTATTGGTGCTTGATGTCTATGAGCATGCTTATTTTCTCGATTACGCCACAGCTCGCAAAGCCTACATCGATGAATTTATGAAGCTGATTGATTGGCAGGTTGTAAACGAGCGAATCCCGAAGTGGGCAATTGAGAAATTTACCACATAA
- a CDS encoding class I SAM-dependent methyltransferase: MNWLWLIASVIILSFGIGAFLGAPWVPAFSQDLDELFKLAGVKRGTKFVDLGCGDGKVLAAAARRGAEVVGFEVNPLLWLIARLRLLRYGKRAKVYLRSFWSVDIGEFDVVYLYLIHHHMPKMRNQLARQLNPDAKVISYMFAFEGAAPIKTTRNSFLYDCTSFGRVEE, translated from the coding sequence GTGAATTGGCTTTGGCTTATTGCATCGGTGATTATTTTGAGCTTCGGTATTGGAGCGTTTTTGGGTGCTCCTTGGGTTCCGGCTTTTAGCCAAGACTTGGATGAGCTATTTAAGTTGGCAGGAGTAAAGCGAGGCACGAAATTTGTCGATCTAGGCTGTGGCGATGGTAAGGTTTTAGCAGCCGCCGCTCGACGCGGAGCAGAAGTAGTTGGTTTTGAAGTGAATCCGCTACTTTGGCTAATTGCTCGCTTGCGCTTATTGCGCTACGGCAAGCGCGCCAAGGTTTATTTAAGGAGTTTTTGGTCGGTTGATATTGGGGAGTTTGACGTAGTGTATCTCTATTTAATTCACCACCACATGCCAAAAATGCGCAATCAGCTGGCTCGCCAGCTCAATCCGGATGCTAAGGTTATATCGTACATGTTTGCTTTTGAGGGAGCTGCACCAATAAAAACAACCCGTAATAGCTTTTTGTATGATTGCACTAGCTTTGGTAGAGTAGAAGAATAG
- a CDS encoding cupin domain-containing protein, whose protein sequence is MTENDRKVFVLDMEAETKNNTNFRTTLWTGEYTQLTVMSIPVGSEIGLEVHGDVDQFLRVEAGAATLVTGPSKEEVSDTAELQPDTAVLIPAGTWHNIKNIGDSDLKVYSLYSPAEHAPGTIHKTKEEADAAEALEHGEA, encoded by the coding sequence ATGACTGAAAATGATAGAAAAGTGTTTGTTCTAGATATGGAGGCAGAGACTAAAAATAACACAAATTTTCGGACGACATTATGGACGGGCGAGTATACGCAGCTAACTGTGATGTCTATTCCGGTTGGTAGCGAGATAGGCCTAGAGGTGCATGGTGATGTTGATCAGTTTTTGCGTGTCGAAGCTGGGGCTGCAACACTTGTTACTGGTCCATCTAAGGAAGAGGTGAGTGATACGGCCGAATTGCAACCAGATACTGCAGTGCTAATTCCGGCTGGTACCTGGCATAATATTAAGAACATTGGTGATTCGGATCTAAAAGTATACTCACTTTATAGTCCAGCCGAACATGCTCCAGGTACTATTCACAAGACCAAAGAAGAGGCTGATGCGGCTGAAGCCTTAGAACATGGGGAAGCCTAG
- a CDS encoding heavy metal translocating P-type ATPase, translated as MDHSHHEHHHDNSEHQEHDKHAGHSVTMFKDKFWLSLILTIPVLAYSEMIQHWLNFTPPAFPGSQYVPFVFSTIIFFYGGLVFIRSAWGELKAKLPGMMTLISLAIITAYAYSIATQFFIEGDGFFWELATLVTIMLLGHWLEMASVAKAENALDAISKLLPDKAEKLVKGKPMEVLVSELSVGDLVLVRPGTRIPIDGVITNGTTSIDEAAITGESKPVAKASNDGVVAGTVNQDGSITVRVTKIGDDTALAGIMRLVAEAQTSKSNVQVLADKAAFYLTFIAIITAITTFIYWLIAKDAGFALERSVTVLIIACPHALGLAIPLVVSISTALSAKNGLLVRKRLALESARKLDWVLFDKTGTLTKGEHGVTDIWATKGHSKEDVLHLTASLEQNSEHIVGKGIVRKAEGEHVHLDKVTDFKALPGLGVQGTLHGSEVYIAASYRYIEENKLSVPADIAKAVKKAAREGKTEVYLITNEQVIGALGLADIVRDESKQTIATLKEMGIKTAMITGDSEEVASYVSKQLGLDQYFAEVRPEDKSAKVKALQKNSNKVAMVGDGINDAPALTQADIGIAIGAGTDVAIKSADIILVNSNPQDVVKVIKLSKATYRKMFQNLGWATGYNIFAIPLAAGVLFGAGIVLSPAVGAVLMSASTVIVALNAQLLRKTVL; from the coding sequence ATGGATCACTCACACCACGAACACCATCACGATAACAGTGAGCACCAAGAGCACGACAAGCACGCAGGACATTCTGTGACAATGTTTAAGGATAAGTTTTGGTTGTCCTTAATTTTAACCATACCTGTACTCGCATATAGCGAGATGATACAGCATTGGCTGAACTTCACGCCGCCAGCATTTCCTGGCTCACAATATGTGCCATTCGTGTTTAGTACCATCATCTTCTTTTATGGTGGTTTGGTGTTCATTCGTAGTGCGTGGGGCGAGTTAAAAGCAAAATTGCCAGGCATGATGACTCTTATCAGCCTGGCAATCATTACTGCGTATGCCTATAGCATTGCAACACAGTTCTTCATAGAGGGCGATGGCTTCTTCTGGGAGCTAGCAACCCTAGTAACTATCATGTTACTAGGGCATTGGCTGGAAATGGCATCAGTTGCTAAAGCTGAAAACGCCCTTGACGCTATATCTAAGTTGCTTCCCGACAAAGCCGAAAAGTTAGTCAAAGGCAAGCCCATGGAAGTATTAGTAAGCGAACTGAGCGTGGGAGATCTTGTATTAGTCAGGCCAGGGACAAGAATACCAATTGACGGAGTTATTACTAATGGAACGACGTCGATAGATGAAGCTGCTATAACCGGAGAATCAAAGCCTGTAGCTAAAGCCTCAAATGATGGCGTTGTTGCGGGAACTGTCAACCAAGACGGTTCAATCACTGTACGGGTTACAAAAATCGGGGACGACACAGCTTTAGCTGGGATCATGCGTCTTGTTGCCGAAGCACAAACCTCAAAGTCTAATGTTCAGGTTCTTGCAGACAAGGCAGCATTTTATCTAACTTTCATTGCAATAATTACCGCCATAACCACGTTTATTTATTGGCTAATTGCAAAAGACGCGGGTTTTGCCTTAGAACGGTCAGTTACGGTTCTGATTATTGCTTGTCCTCATGCACTAGGCTTGGCTATACCCTTAGTTGTTTCAATATCGACTGCGTTATCGGCCAAAAACGGCTTACTGGTTCGCAAAAGATTAGCCCTCGAATCAGCTCGAAAACTAGATTGGGTACTTTTTGATAAAACAGGAACATTGACAAAAGGTGAACACGGCGTTACCGATATATGGGCTACAAAAGGACATAGCAAAGAAGATGTTTTACATTTAACCGCAAGTCTTGAACAGAATAGTGAGCATATTGTAGGTAAGGGCATTGTACGAAAAGCAGAAGGAGAACATGTTCACCTTGATAAGGTCACTGACTTTAAAGCTCTGCCAGGTTTAGGTGTACAAGGCACATTGCACGGTAGCGAAGTGTATATAGCTGCCAGTTACCGGTATATAGAAGAAAACAAGCTTAGTGTTCCTGCGGATATCGCCAAAGCAGTAAAAAAAGCTGCGAGAGAGGGCAAGACGGAAGTGTATTTGATTACCAACGAACAGGTTATCGGTGCGTTAGGCTTAGCTGACATAGTTCGCGATGAATCAAAGCAGACCATCGCTACGCTTAAGGAAATGGGCATAAAGACGGCCATGATAACGGGCGACTCTGAAGAAGTAGCGTCCTATGTATCAAAACAACTTGGATTAGATCAATATTTTGCTGAAGTGCGTCCTGAAGATAAATCTGCGAAAGTAAAAGCACTTCAGAAGAATAGTAATAAGGTCGCGATGGTTGGAGATGGCATAAATGATGCACCAGCACTCACACAAGCCGACATAGGTATCGCTATTGGGGCGGGCACTGATGTAGCCATTAAGTCGGCAGATATTATCCTGGTCAACAGTAATCCTCAAGATGTAGTTAAAGTAATAAAGCTATCCAAAGCTACGTACCGTAAAATGTTCCAAAATCTTGGCTGGGCTACTGGCTATAACATTTTCGCAATTCCACTAGCTGCGGGTGTACTATTTGGGGCCGGGATTGTACTGTCACCAGCAGTAGGCGCAGTACTCATGTCTGCTTCTACTGTAATAGTTGCGCTAAACGCCCAGTTACTGCGAAAAACTGTACTCTAA
- a CDS encoding DUF305 domain-containing protein produces MKNKSIIAVVMVALIAAAGFGGYVVGSQNDDNKNTNTPAATEQQPTTTDHNSMSMMDMNKQLEGLSGDAYDKAFIEMMITHHEGAVDMAKLSAGRAKHDEIKQLSQAIIAAQDKEIVEMKQWQQDWGYSSSEMNQMMHGGH; encoded by the coding sequence ATGAAAAATAAGAGTATAATCGCAGTAGTAATGGTTGCACTTATCGCAGCAGCTGGATTCGGCGGCTATGTGGTTGGCAGCCAAAATGATGACAACAAAAACACAAATACGCCCGCTGCTACCGAACAGCAGCCAACGACTACAGATCACAATTCAATGTCTATGATGGATATGAATAAGCAACTAGAGGGCTTATCGGGCGACGCCTATGACAAGGCCTTTATCGAGATGATGATAACTCATCACGAGGGAGCAGTTGATATGGCTAAGCTGTCGGCGGGACGAGCGAAACACGACGAGATAAAGCAGCTGAGCCAAGCCATCATTGCAGCTCAAGATAAGGAGATAGTTGAGATGAAGCAATGGCAGCAAGACTGGGGCTACTCTAGCAGCGAAATGAACCAGATGATGCACGGTGGGCACTAA